In Solanum pennellii chromosome 7, SPENNV200, the following are encoded in one genomic region:
- the LOC107024454 gene encoding transcription factor IBH1-like 1, producing the protein MRNPISLKQEFLKKWIKGLQICNATKKKMSIMERKKAIKLSADIAMASTRKSTIYWSHALMKNALKDDTNKIIMKNILGSNDDNNNNNNNLKKTSMGINSMSQNGIIRSKKIIKKSCKISRRARKIISPNIIAKKMVKKRTKVLKSLVPGGEFMDDASLIKETLDYIISLRVQVDVMRHLANNASYHEINDPKTRL; encoded by the coding sequence ATGAGGAATCCTATATCACTCAAGCAAGAATTTCTCAAGAAATGGATAAAAGGTCTTCAAATATGTAATGCTACAAAGAAAAAGATGAGTAtaatggaaagaaaaaaagCTATAAAATTATCAGCAGATATAGCAATGGCTTCAACAAGAAAATCAACAATTTATTGGAGCCATGCCCTCATGAAAAATGCTTTAAAAGATGACACAAACAAAATCatcatgaaaaatattcttggatcaaatgatgataacaataataataataataatttgaagaaaacttCAATGGGAATTAATTCTATGTCTCAAAATGGAATTATTAGAAGCAAGAAGATTATCAAAAAGAGTTGCAAAATTTCAAGAAGAGcaagaaaaattatttctccaaatattattgcaaaaaaaatggtgaaaaaaagaacaaaagttCTTAAAAGTCTTGTTCCTGGTGGAGAATTTATGGATGATGCTTCTTTAATTAAAGAAACCCTagattatattatttcattaagagTTCAAGTTGATGTTATGAGGCATCTAGCTAATAATGCTAGTTATCATGAGATTAATGATCCCAAAACAAGGTTGtag